A genomic window from Planctomycetia bacterium includes:
- a CDS encoding MMPL family transporter, protein MTAERKPAADEHSIAARLMTGLVAITLRYPVAIVVLALVLSGAAGVYSWMHLGYKTSRHDLVNPKNEYGRLWNDYIKEFGEEDDAVVVVEGENRARVVPVLQELATALGSDNKYFHAVLHGVNLEKIRSKGLHYLPPDELLGVEKFLDEAGAVVHGQWSRLSVGSMVQGMTMRMQHEGETAKAQGPAPTSALVATSEQQLARLSDSLYTSLGKKGTYQSPWPEMPSSFATLSELNSEYLLTKEGRLGFVLLRLSGHADDGFARGAEAVKALRVLLAQLQLRHPEVKLGLTGIPVMEFDEMATSQSSMTWASIISLAGVAALFIAGFGGIRHALLANLVLLIGMAWTFGYITFAVGHLNILSVSFAATLIGIGIDYGIHFVARYVKLRDHMRSPHEALLKTMNGVGPAIATGAITTAISFFAAGLTNFTGVAELGIIAGGGILLCALAELFILPACIQLVDRSGIGFNMPTPLPVHEWIAPLMKNPRKLLFATTVFTLVLGAGISKLWYDHNLLNMQADGLESVELEKKLLSECSQSMWFAVSMADSREELLARKEQLLKLNSVERTEEIVSLLPIDHEKKQPIIERIQTKLATLPERPPLIPVERPEELGQTLAYAQQALTDRHQLGPARRLEQIRDALRRLPAPDCSALLSQFQQQMAGDLLSRLHALRSMADPEPPKLADLPESLVHRFVGHNNRHLLKIYGRGDIWNMDALATFVRDVRSVDPKATGNPLQAYEASLEMKGSYEHSALLALAVILAVLWFDFRSVPYAMLAALPLGIGVFQTFGILGILNLPLNPANMIALPLMLGIGVDYGVHIVHDYLDQRGPYRMSPSTAVAVLVDSLTTVVGFGALMIASHQGLQSLGRVLTIGVSCCLFTSMIMLPALLTWMTRNRPEVDEENAADEGVQASDDGGLRPHHRDERPHPGNAPHLHAPHFHEPTELRSPRVRSEA, encoded by the coding sequence ATGACAGCGGAACGGAAGCCGGCTGCCGACGAGCATTCGATCGCCGCGCGCCTCATGACCGGGCTCGTCGCGATCACGCTTCGTTATCCCGTCGCTATCGTCGTGCTTGCCTTAGTGCTCAGCGGAGCGGCCGGCGTCTACTCTTGGATGCATCTCGGCTATAAGACCAGCCGTCACGACTTGGTGAATCCTAAGAACGAGTACGGTCGGCTTTGGAACGACTACATCAAAGAGTTCGGCGAAGAAGACGATGCAGTCGTCGTCGTCGAAGGGGAAAACCGCGCGCGTGTCGTTCCCGTCTTGCAAGAACTCGCCACGGCGCTCGGCAGCGACAACAAATACTTTCATGCGGTGCTGCATGGCGTGAATCTCGAAAAAATTCGCTCCAAAGGGCTCCATTATCTTCCGCCCGATGAACTGCTCGGCGTCGAGAAATTCTTAGACGAAGCCGGTGCGGTCGTGCATGGGCAATGGTCTCGGCTCTCCGTCGGCAGCATGGTGCAAGGCATGACCATGCGCATGCAGCACGAAGGCGAAACGGCCAAGGCACAAGGGCCGGCCCCGACCTCGGCATTGGTCGCCACGAGCGAACAACAACTCGCGCGCCTCAGCGACAGCCTTTACACGTCGCTCGGCAAGAAAGGGACTTATCAATCCCCTTGGCCCGAGATGCCGTCGTCGTTTGCGACCCTCAGCGAACTCAATTCCGAATACCTGTTAACGAAGGAAGGCCGTCTCGGCTTCGTCCTCTTGCGTCTCTCGGGCCATGCCGACGACGGCTTCGCGCGTGGCGCCGAAGCGGTCAAAGCGTTACGCGTCTTACTCGCGCAGTTACAGTTGCGCCATCCCGAGGTCAAACTCGGGCTCACTGGGATTCCGGTCATGGAGTTCGACGAGATGGCAACCAGCCAATCGTCGATGACCTGGGCCAGCATCATTTCGCTCGCGGGCGTGGCGGCCCTGTTTATTGCCGGTTTCGGCGGGATTCGGCATGCTTTGTTGGCGAACCTCGTGTTGCTGATCGGCATGGCTTGGACTTTCGGCTACATCACGTTCGCGGTCGGACATTTGAACATTCTCAGCGTCTCGTTCGCAGCGACGTTGATCGGCATCGGCATCGACTACGGCATCCATTTCGTCGCGCGCTACGTGAAGTTGCGAGACCACATGCGCTCGCCGCATGAAGCCTTGCTCAAGACGATGAACGGCGTCGGACCCGCGATCGCGACCGGTGCGATTACGACCGCCATTTCGTTCTTTGCCGCCGGTCTAACGAACTTTACCGGTGTTGCCGAACTCGGCATCATCGCCGGCGGCGGTATTCTGCTTTGCGCGCTCGCCGAGCTCTTCATCTTGCCGGCCTGCATTCAACTCGTCGATCGAAGCGGCATCGGCTTCAACATGCCGACACCGTTGCCGGTGCATGAATGGATCGCACCGTTGATGAAAAACCCTCGCAAGCTCCTCTTCGCGACGACCGTGTTCACGCTCGTGCTCGGGGCGGGCATTTCGAAGCTCTGGTACGACCACAACCTGCTCAACATGCAAGCCGACGGATTGGAAAGCGTCGAGCTCGAAAAGAAATTGCTGAGCGAATGCAGCCAGAGCATGTGGTTCGCCGTGTCGATGGCCGATAGCCGCGAAGAGTTGCTGGCCCGTAAGGAGCAACTCTTAAAGCTCAACTCCGTCGAACGGACGGAGGAAATCGTTTCTTTGTTGCCGATCGATCATGAAAAGAAACAGCCGATCATTGAGCGCATTCAAACGAAGCTCGCGACGCTTCCGGAACGTCCGCCGTTGATCCCGGTCGAGCGACCGGAAGAGCTCGGGCAAACGCTCGCTTACGCGCAACAAGCACTCACCGACCGACATCAACTCGGCCCGGCTCGCAGGCTCGAGCAAATCCGCGATGCGCTCCGCCGCCTGCCGGCTCCCGATTGCTCGGCTTTGCTGTCTCAATTCCAACAACAAATGGCCGGCGACTTGCTCAGTCGGCTACACGCCTTGCGTTCGATGGCCGATCCGGAACCGCCGAAACTCGCGGACTTGCCCGAAAGTTTGGTGCATCGGTTCGTCGGCCATAACAATCGGCACTTGCTGAAGATCTACGGTCGCGGCGACATTTGGAACATGGATGCGCTCGCGACCTTCGTGCGCGACGTTCGCTCGGTCGATCCGAAAGCGACCGGCAATCCGCTGCAAGCCTACGAGGCGTCGCTCGAAATGAAGGGGAGCTACGAGCATTCCGCGCTCTTGGCGCTGGCCGTTATCTTGGCCGTGCTCTGGTTCGACTTTCGCAGCGTTCCCTATGCGATGCTCGCCGCGTTGCCGCTCGGGATCGGGGTGTTTCAGACCTTCGGCATCTTGGGGATTCTGAATTTGCCGCTGAATCCGGCGAACATGATCGCGCTGCCGCTCATGCTCGGCATCGGCGTCGACTACGGAGTGCATATCGTTCACGATTACCTCGACCAGCGCGGTCCTTACCGCATGTCGCCGTCGACGGCCGTTGCGGTGCTCGTCGATTCGCTGACGACCGTCGTCGGTTTCGGCGCGCTCATGATCGCCAGTCATCAAGGTCTGCAAAGCCTCGGCCGGGTGCTGACGATCGGCGTCAGCTGTTGCTTGTTTACCTCGATGATCATGCTGCCGGCCCTGCTTACTTGGATGACTCGCAATCGGCCGGAAGTTGATGAAGAGAACGCCGCCGACGAGGGTGTTCAAGCGAGCGACGACGGCGGTCTGCGCCCTCACCATCGCGACGAACGCCCGCATCCGGGAAATGCCCCTCATTTGCATGCGCCGCACTTTCACGAACCGACCGAACTACGATCGCCGCGCGTGCGCAGCGAAGCATAA
- a CDS encoding sigma-70 family RNA polymerase sigma factor, whose amino-acid sequence MRVADESKAEITQALQRLNRGDTHAADQLFALVYDELRDMARRQFRHERRAHTLQPTALVHKAYLALVEHENVNFEQRAHFFATAAKIMRQLLVDHARAKNRRKRGGDRKREPLHPDTLVISHDEDVLRVEDALEKLAVIDARQAKIVELRFFGGLTVEEVATVLKVSKRTVESEWTMIRAWLRKELAEEAT is encoded by the coding sequence TTGCGCGTGGCCGACGAATCGAAAGCGGAAATCACGCAAGCACTGCAACGACTGAATCGGGGCGACACGCATGCCGCCGATCAGTTGTTCGCGCTCGTCTACGACGAGTTGCGCGACATGGCGCGCCGACAGTTTCGGCACGAACGCCGAGCCCATACCCTGCAACCGACGGCCTTAGTCCATAAGGCGTACCTCGCGCTCGTCGAGCATGAGAACGTCAACTTCGAGCAGCGGGCTCACTTCTTCGCGACCGCGGCGAAAATCATGCGGCAATTGCTCGTCGATCATGCGCGCGCGAAGAATCGGCGGAAGCGCGGCGGAGACCGCAAGCGAGAGCCGCTGCATCCCGACACTTTGGTGATCAGCCATGATGAAGATGTGCTCAGGGTCGAGGATGCGCTGGAGAAACTGGCGGTCATCGACGCGCGGCAAGCGAAGATCGTCGAGTTGCGGTTCTTCGGCGGTCTGACCGTCGAGGAAGTGGCGACGGTGCTGAAAGTTTCCAAGCGAACCGTCGAATCGGAATGGACGATGATCCGCGCGTGGCTCCGCAAGGAACTGGCGGAGGAAGCGACGTGA
- a CDS encoding mandelate racemase: MPRIARIETFPITYPTVGSFKFFAAPRGLPAGRRTVVVKLTDDEGLIGWGQAVPSPRWSYETPETVRSTIDLYLAPELVGLDLAAASEIELTMQRAIAPGFSTGQPIAKAAIDLALWDLRARRAHCSVASLLMESERPASLSIAPQPITLSWTLNPTDLADAERSIAAAQALGYRNFNLKVAPDIEFDVALCRTVRRLAPDAFIWADANAGYDVASALAIAPQLADLGIAALEQPLPANRLNGYRQLRAQRALPILMDESIVSTTDFDEFHRLGLLDGVAVKIARMGGLTEAWRLVRRLRETGSLFYASGLTDPDLSLAASLQLFACGGLALPAALNGPQFLSGSILRQPLVASGDQLYAPAGLGLGVEVDEDRLRELSELPH, from the coding sequence ATGCCACGCATCGCTCGCATCGAGACATTTCCGATCACATATCCGACGGTCGGCTCGTTTAAGTTCTTCGCGGCGCCGCGCGGGCTTCCCGCCGGCAGACGAACCGTGGTCGTGAAACTCACTGACGATGAAGGGCTCATCGGTTGGGGACAAGCGGTGCCGTCCCCTCGTTGGAGCTATGAAACGCCGGAAACGGTTCGTTCGACGATCGATCTCTATCTCGCGCCGGAGTTGGTCGGGCTCGACCTTGCCGCTGCATCTGAGATCGAGCTGACGATGCAGCGGGCCATCGCCCCCGGCTTTTCCACCGGCCAGCCGATCGCCAAAGCAGCGATCGATCTGGCCCTCTGGGATCTGCGCGCACGTCGCGCGCATTGTTCCGTTGCGTCGCTGCTGATGGAAAGTGAGCGACCGGCGAGTCTTTCGATAGCGCCGCAGCCGATCACGCTGAGTTGGACGCTGAACCCTACCGATCTTGCCGACGCCGAGCGCTCGATTGCCGCTGCTCAGGCGCTCGGTTATCGCAATTTCAATCTCAAGGTCGCGCCCGACATCGAGTTCGACGTTGCACTTTGCCGTACCGTGCGAAGGCTTGCTCCCGACGCTTTCATCTGGGCCGATGCGAACGCCGGCTACGACGTTGCCTCGGCTCTGGCGATCGCGCCGCAACTGGCCGATCTCGGGATCGCCGCCCTCGAACAACCCCTGCCGGCGAACCGTCTCAATGGATATCGGCAACTGCGCGCTCAACGAGCCTTGCCGATCTTGATGGACGAATCGATCGTCTCGACGACCGATTTCGACGAGTTCCATCGTCTCGGCTTGCTCGACGGAGTGGCCGTGAAAATAGCGCGCATGGGAGGGCTTACCGAAGCGTGGCGACTGGTCCGACGCTTGCGCGAGACGGGCTCGCTGTTCTACGCGAGCGGCTTAACCGATCCCGATCTTTCGTTGGCCGCTTCGCTCCAGCTATTCGCATGCGGCGGGCTCGCGCTTCCGGCAGCGCTGAACGGCCCGCAATTTCTGAGCGGTTCGATCTTGCGCCAACCGCTCGTCGCCTCAGGCGATCAGTTGTACGCGCCGGCGGGCCTCGGTCTCGGCGTCGAAGTCGACGAGGACCGGCTGCGGGAGTTGAGCGAACTGCCTCATTGA
- the lpdA gene encoding dihydrolipoyl dehydrogenase, whose amino-acid sequence MNHDLVVIGAGPGGYVAAIRAAQLGLNVACVEKEAALGGVCLRIGCIPSKALLESSHLYHMTKHELSLHGINAEGATFDLAAMLKRKDKIVSELTKGVEFLFKKNKITRYRGTAKFDGPGRIVVEGEKREELTAKNVIIASGSKPFILPGIEMDGANIGTSTEALSYDKVPEHLVIIGGGVIGLELGSVWKRLGAKVTVLEYLDRLMAGFDTELAADAKKIFEKQGLEVRLKTRVTGAKFDGKQCVVTCDGAEPITCDKVLVCVGRVPWTDELNLASIGLELDSKKRIPVDAHLRTKVEGVYAIGDCIAGPMLAHKAEEEGVAAAEFIVRGYGHVNYDAIPSVVYTEPEIASVGKSEDDLKVAGVEYKKGQFPFSINGRAKALAQTDGYVKILADAKTDRVLGIHILGPRAGDLIAEAATAIEFGASAEDIARTSHAHPTLAEVIKEAAFAVDGRAIHR is encoded by the coding sequence ATGAATCACGATCTCGTCGTTATCGGTGCCGGGCCCGGCGGTTATGTTGCGGCGATTCGCGCCGCGCAACTCGGCTTGAACGTAGCCTGCGTCGAAAAGGAAGCGGCGCTCGGCGGCGTTTGCTTGCGCATCGGTTGCATCCCGAGCAAGGCATTGCTGGAGTCGAGCCACCTCTATCACATGACGAAGCACGAACTGTCGCTGCACGGCATCAACGCCGAGGGTGCGACGTTCGACTTGGCCGCGATGCTCAAGCGCAAAGACAAGATCGTCTCGGAGTTGACCAAGGGGGTCGAGTTCCTCTTCAAGAAAAATAAGATCACCCGCTATCGCGGCACCGCGAAATTCGATGGACCGGGACGCATCGTCGTCGAAGGCGAGAAACGGGAAGAGCTGACCGCGAAGAACGTCATCATCGCCTCCGGCAGCAAGCCTTTCATTCTGCCGGGCATCGAGATGGACGGCGCGAACATCGGCACCAGCACCGAAGCCCTCTCGTACGATAAAGTTCCCGAGCATCTCGTGATCATCGGCGGCGGCGTCATCGGGCTCGAACTCGGCAGCGTCTGGAAGCGGCTCGGCGCGAAGGTCACGGTGCTGGAGTATCTCGATCGGCTCATGGCCGGCTTCGACACGGAACTCGCCGCCGACGCGAAAAAGATCTTCGAAAAGCAAGGGCTCGAGGTCCGCTTGAAAACTCGCGTCACCGGCGCGAAGTTCGACGGCAAGCAATGCGTCGTCACATGCGACGGAGCGGAGCCGATCACCTGCGACAAAGTGCTCGTCTGCGTCGGTCGTGTGCCGTGGACCGATGAATTGAACCTCGCTTCGATCGGGCTCGAGCTCGACTCGAAGAAGCGCATCCCGGTCGACGCGCACTTGCGAACCAAAGTCGAAGGGGTGTATGCGATCGGCGATTGCATCGCCGGGCCGATGCTCGCACACAAAGCGGAAGAAGAAGGGGTCGCGGCGGCCGAGTTTATCGTGCGCGGTTACGGCCATGTGAACTACGATGCGATCCCCAGCGTCGTCTATACGGAGCCCGAGATCGCCTCGGTCGGGAAGTCGGAAGACGACCTCAAGGTCGCGGGCGTGGAATATAAGAAGGGGCAGTTTCCGTTCAGCATCAACGGCCGCGCGAAAGCCCTTGCTCAGACCGACGGCTATGTGAAGATCCTCGCCGATGCGAAGACCGACCGGGTGCTCGGCATTCACATTCTCGGGCCGCGCGCCGGCGACCTCATTGCCGAAGCGGCGACGGCGATCGAATTCGGGGCGAGTGCGGAAGACATCGCACGCACGAGCCACGCCCATCCGACCTTAGCGGAAGTTATCAAGGAAGCGGCCTTCGCCGTCGACGGACGCGCGATTCACCGCTAG
- a CDS encoding LuxR C-terminal-related transcriptional regulator — protein sequence MQSLLICRTHGLDRATAAEVVAVAEKAGVSHFGSSLDSSAEFFGPDFDPLQAGCVVARLDADAKQPSELLDRLTEQHSPLTVVYLLEKPVTKTIVDAVRKGADDVLDWPSERERLAASIEHALAASVDKQRRLNDAMNAQRRLAELTAGERDVLQLMLSGKVNKSIASRLGIALRTVEARRKRVFTKMGTRSLAEIAAVLHVAGLLFASGMVTLTGIPSPMAH from the coding sequence ATGCAATCTTTACTCATTTGTCGAACCCACGGCTTAGACCGAGCTACGGCTGCCGAGGTGGTTGCCGTTGCCGAGAAAGCCGGGGTCTCCCACTTCGGATCATCCTTGGATTCGAGCGCCGAGTTCTTCGGCCCCGACTTCGACCCGCTTCAAGCCGGCTGTGTGGTGGCGCGCCTCGACGCCGATGCCAAGCAGCCGAGCGAGCTATTAGACCGCCTCACGGAGCAACACTCGCCGCTGACGGTCGTTTATCTGCTTGAGAAACCTGTTACCAAGACGATCGTCGACGCCGTGCGAAAAGGGGCCGACGATGTGCTCGATTGGCCCTCGGAACGGGAACGGCTCGCTGCTTCGATCGAACACGCCCTCGCGGCGTCAGTCGACAAGCAACGTCGCCTGAACGACGCGATGAATGCCCAGCGTCGCTTGGCAGAACTTACTGCCGGTGAGCGCGACGTGCTCCAACTGATGCTCAGCGGAAAGGTCAATAAAAGCATTGCGAGCCGCTTAGGTATTGCTTTGCGCACGGTCGAGGCCCGGCGAAAGCGGGTTTTCACGAAGATGGGAACCCGGAGCTTGGCTGAAATCGCCGCGGTGCTGCACGTCGCGGGGCTGTTGTTTGCCTCGGGTATGGTGACACTGACGGGCATTCCTTCTCCGATGGCCCATTAG
- the odhB gene encoding 2-oxoglutarate dehydrogenase complex dihydrolipoyllysine-residue succinyltransferase, with protein sequence MAIELRVPSIGESITEVFIGEWRKQEGAHAASGENLVELESDKATLELPAPEAGVVAKILKKKGETAAVGEVIGYFEPAAAGAANGEGPKTDGAKPAVAEAPSAKPAAASVGGPGDGARVMPAAARELAERGLQATAVAPSGPGGRLLKEDVVRHAEAPRPAAPTAVATKPVPARPASLPIPVGLSGSATRQEEAVPMSPIRRRIAQRLVEAQQNAALLTTFNEVDMSGVMSLRSDHKDMFQQKHGIKLGFMSFFVKATIDALKMVPQVNAEIRGNDIIYHNYYDIGIAVSGGKGLVVPVLRNAERMSFAEVEGSIEHFGKLARDNKLTLEQLQGGTFTISNGGVFGSLLSTPIVNPPQSGILGLHAIQERPIAKDGQVIIRPMMYMAFTYDHRIIDGREAVTFLRRIKETIENPSRMLLEI encoded by the coding sequence ATGGCTATCGAATTACGAGTTCCGTCGATCGGAGAATCGATCACCGAAGTCTTCATCGGCGAGTGGCGCAAACAAGAAGGTGCGCATGCCGCTTCGGGCGAAAACCTCGTCGAGCTCGAATCGGACAAAGCGACCTTAGAACTTCCGGCTCCCGAAGCCGGCGTCGTCGCGAAGATCTTGAAGAAGAAAGGGGAGACGGCCGCGGTCGGCGAAGTGATCGGATACTTCGAGCCCGCCGCAGCCGGCGCCGCCAACGGCGAAGGCCCGAAGACCGATGGCGCCAAGCCTGCGGTTGCCGAAGCGCCGAGCGCCAAGCCGGCCGCTGCTTCTGTCGGCGGCCCCGGCGATGGTGCGCGAGTGATGCCTGCCGCCGCGCGTGAACTTGCCGAGCGAGGTTTACAAGCCACGGCTGTTGCTCCATCGGGCCCGGGCGGCCGACTGTTGAAGGAAGACGTCGTGCGACATGCCGAAGCGCCGCGCCCGGCGGCGCCGACCGCCGTAGCGACGAAACCCGTTCCGGCCCGTCCGGCGTCGTTGCCGATTCCGGTCGGTCTTTCCGGTTCGGCCACGCGGCAAGAAGAGGCGGTGCCGATGAGCCCGATCCGCCGGCGCATTGCGCAGCGATTAGTTGAAGCTCAGCAAAACGCCGCGCTGCTGACCACGTTCAACGAAGTCGACATGTCGGGCGTGATGAGCCTGCGATCCGACCACAAGGATATGTTTCAGCAGAAGCACGGCATCAAGCTCGGCTTCATGTCGTTCTTCGTCAAAGCGACGATCGATGCTTTGAAGATGGTGCCGCAAGTGAATGCCGAAATCCGCGGCAACGACATCATCTACCATAACTACTACGACATCGGCATCGCGGTGAGCGGCGGCAAGGGCCTGGTCGTGCCGGTGCTGCGCAACGCCGAACGCATGAGCTTCGCCGAAGTCGAAGGCTCGATCGAGCACTTCGGTAAGTTGGCGCGCGACAACAAGCTGACCTTGGAGCAATTGCAAGGCGGGACGTTCACGATCTCGAACGGCGGCGTGTTCGGCTCGCTGTTGTCGACGCCGATCGTCAACCCGCCGCAAAGCGGAATTCTCGGCCTGCATGCGATCCAAGAGCGTCCGATTGCCAAAGACGGCCAAGTCATCATTCGCCCGATGATGTACATGGCCTTCACCTACGACCACCGGATCATCGACGGCCGTGAAGCGGTGACGTTCCTCCGCCGCATCAAGGAAACGATCGAGAATCCATCACGTATGCTGCTGGAAATCTAA
- a CDS encoding 2-oxoglutarate dehydrogenase E1 component, translated as MALFTDEAESPASDESQHDFNSASAGFVEALYADYLNDPNSVSRDWQRFFSQIAPHEWPQPQLGPSFEVRSVFNPPSDDSGAHGAASNGATLEGQVTARPGVDMAVLQDRVDQMVRAFRVRGHMVSTLDPLGLPRPPQPELEPEYYGFTESQLDMSLSTRTIKGPKKRTLREIVGCMRNTYCRQIGVQFMHIDNYRVRQWLQDRMEGTENRLEMHRKEQLRILTKLTDAVIFEDFLAKSFLGAKSFSLEGAESLIPLLDMAIERSAEHGVQEVVLGMAHRGRLNVLANIMGKSPRRIFREFADVDPELHLGQGDVKYHLGHSADWITSTNRKVHLSLCFNPSHLEFVGPVVQGRLRAKQDRINDTQRERGLAIVIHGDAAFAGQGIVQEMLNMSELAPYSIGGTLHIIINNQIGFTTPPEESRSCAYCTDVAKMLQSPLFHVNGEDPEAVAQVVQLAIDFRREFKRDVVIDMYCYRRRGHNEADEPSFTQPLWYKTIERTKNVREGYLEYLLKMDGISRVEADAIAARRREQLEKDLLVARSPENKPRREPWTGSWSGYAGGAETTADEVNTGVAKEKLASYLESLATVPADFNVHPKLTRFLEARREMATGAKPLDWSACEALALATLSIEGYRIRMTGQDSERGTFSHRHSVLHDYENGRRYMGLANLSPSQSPIEICNSPLSETGVLGYEYGYSLDWPHGLVIWEAQFGDFVNGAQVIIDQFIVSAEDKWRRLSGLVMLLPHGFEGQGPEHSSARLERFLQQAAEDNMQICNATTPAQYFHLLRRQGLRKWRKPLIIMSPKSLLRNASASSTLEECETGSFQRIIPDSNPNREKVDRVLLCSGKIYYDLEAKRKELGREDVAILRVEQLYPLPTEALRTELGRYPDAANVYWVQEEPENMGAWRFMRVHFGEKLFNRMRFSGICRAASGSPATGSMGSHKIEQAELLAQAFDGR; from the coding sequence ATGGCCCTGTTCACCGACGAAGCGGAATCTCCCGCTTCCGACGAGTCGCAACACGATTTCAACAGCGCAAGCGCCGGCTTCGTCGAGGCGCTCTATGCGGATTACCTGAACGACCCGAATTCCGTTTCGCGTGATTGGCAACGGTTCTTCTCGCAGATCGCGCCGCATGAATGGCCGCAGCCGCAACTCGGCCCGTCGTTCGAGGTACGCAGCGTATTCAATCCGCCGTCCGACGACTCCGGCGCGCATGGCGCTGCGTCCAACGGTGCCACGCTCGAGGGCCAGGTCACGGCCCGCCCCGGCGTCGATATGGCCGTGCTGCAAGACCGCGTCGACCAAATGGTTCGGGCCTTCCGCGTGCGCGGCCACATGGTCTCTACGCTCGATCCGCTCGGCCTGCCGCGCCCACCGCAACCCGAGCTCGAGCCCGAATACTACGGCTTTACCGAAAGCCAGCTCGATATGTCGCTGTCGACCCGCACGATCAAGGGGCCGAAAAAGCGGACGCTCCGCGAGATCGTCGGTTGCATGCGCAACACGTATTGCCGCCAGATCGGTGTGCAGTTCATGCACATCGATAACTATCGGGTCCGCCAGTGGTTGCAAGACCGCATGGAAGGGACCGAAAACCGCTTAGAGATGCACCGCAAAGAGCAGCTTCGGATTCTTACGAAACTCACCGATGCCGTAATCTTCGAAGATTTCCTTGCCAAGAGCTTTCTCGGAGCCAAGAGCTTTTCGCTCGAAGGAGCCGAAAGCCTCATTCCGCTATTGGATATGGCGATCGAACGTTCGGCCGAGCATGGGGTGCAAGAAGTCGTGCTCGGCATGGCGCATCGCGGCCGCTTGAACGTGTTGGCGAACATCATGGGCAAGAGCCCGCGCCGGATCTTCCGCGAATTCGCCGACGTCGATCCGGAACTCCACCTCGGCCAAGGAGATGTGAAGTACCACCTCGGTCATAGCGCCGATTGGATCACGAGCACCAACCGCAAGGTTCACTTATCGCTCTGCTTCAATCCGAGCCATCTCGAATTCGTCGGCCCGGTCGTGCAAGGTCGGCTCCGCGCGAAACAAGACCGCATCAACGACACGCAGCGCGAACGAGGTCTTGCGATCGTGATCCACGGCGACGCCGCATTCGCCGGCCAAGGGATCGTGCAGGAGATGCTCAACATGAGCGAACTTGCCCCGTACTCGATCGGCGGCACGCTCCACATCATCATCAACAACCAGATCGGCTTCACGACTCCGCCGGAAGAGTCGCGCTCGTGTGCCTACTGCACCGACGTGGCGAAGATGCTTCAGAGCCCGTTGTTCCATGTCAACGGCGAAGATCCGGAAGCGGTGGCGCAGGTCGTGCAACTCGCGATCGACTTCCGTCGCGAGTTCAAACGCGACGTCGTGATCGATATGTATTGCTACCGTCGTCGCGGGCACAACGAAGCCGACGAGCCTTCGTTCACGCAACCGCTGTGGTACAAGACGATCGAGCGCACGAAGAACGTCCGCGAAGGGTATCTCGAATATTTACTCAAGATGGACGGTATCTCGCGCGTCGAAGCCGATGCGATCGCGGCCCGACGTCGCGAGCAATTGGAAAAAGATCTGCTCGTCGCGCGCAGTCCGGAAAATAAGCCTCGCCGCGAACCGTGGACCGGTTCTTGGTCGGGCTATGCCGGCGGTGCGGAAACCACGGCCGATGAAGTGAACACCGGCGTCGCCAAGGAAAAGCTGGCGTCGTATTTGGAAAGCCTGGCGACGGTGCCGGCCGACTTTAACGTTCATCCGAAGCTGACCCGATTCTTGGAAGCGCGCCGCGAGATGGCGACCGGCGCGAAGCCGCTCGATTGGTCGGCTTGCGAAGCGCTCGCGCTGGCGACTCTTTCGATCGAAGGCTATCGCATTCGCATGACGGGCCAAGACTCGGAGCGCGGTACGTTCAGCCATCGCCACTCCGTATTGCACGACTATGAGAACGGTCGTCGCTACATGGGGCTTGCGAACCTCTCCCCATCCCAATCGCCGATCGAGATCTGCAACAGCCCTCTCTCGGAAACCGGCGTGCTCGGATACGAATACGGCTATAGCCTGGATTGGCCGCATGGCCTCGTCATTTGGGAAGCGCAGTTCGGCGACTTCGTCAACGGCGCGCAAGTCATCATCGACCAGTTCATCGTCAGCGCCGAAGACAAATGGCGCCGCTTGAGCGGTCTCGTCATGCTGCTGCCTCACGGCTTCGAAGGGCAAGGGCCCGAGCATTCCAGCGCTCGGCTCGAACGCTTCCTGCAGCAAGCGGCCGAAGACAACATGCAGATCTGCAACGCCACGACTCCGGCGCAGTATTTCCACCTGCTCCGCCGCCAAGGGCTGCGGAAGTGGCGCAAGCCGCTGATTATCATGTCGCCGAAGAGCTTGCTGCGCAACGCCAGCGCCTCTTCGACGCTGGAAGAATGTGAAACCGGTTCGTTTCAACGGATCATTCCGGACTCGAACCCGAACCGCGAAAAAGTCGATCGCGTCCTCCTCTGCTCCGGCAAGATCTACTACGATCTGGAAGCGAAGCGGAAGGAGCTCGGCCGCGAAGACGTCGCGATTCTCCGCGTGGAGCAGCTTTATCCCTTGCCCACCGAAGCTCTGCGAACCGAGCTCGGGCGCTACCCGGATGCGGCCAATGTCTACTGGGTGCAAGAAGAACCGGAAAACATGGGGGCCTGGCGATTCATGCGGGTCCATTTCGGCGAAAAGCTTTTCAATCGGATGCGATTCAGCGGTATTTGCCGTGCCGCGTCGGGTAGCCCGGCGACCGGGTCGATGGGAAGCCACAAAATCGAACAGGCCGAGCTTCTAGCCCAAGCGTTCGACGGACGTTAA